The nucleotide window CGACCACGCCATGAGGGCGGTGGCGACGACGAACAGGCCGACGACGAGGGGGCGATGGCCGAAGATCAGTCGCTCGAGGCGCTCGGAAAAGGTGGGCGTCGCCATGATGGGTTCTTCGTTTCGTTCGCTCTGCCAGCCGCCTCGCGTCAGCGAGACCTGTCCAGTCGCTCGACCCCGCCCTCGCCGAACAGCAGGAGCTGCCCGGCCGCCGCCGGGGTGAGCGCGACGATCGCCTGGCGGTCGGGTCGTTCCTCGACGCGAACCGGACCGGTCGGGCCCTCGCCCCACACGAGCGTGCCCTCCATGCCCGCGATCACGAACCGGCCGTCGCCGAGCGCCACGCCCGAGAGCAGCGTGGCCTCGGTGTCGGTCTCGATCCGCGTCCACGTCTGGCCGCGGTCGGCCGACGAGAACAGGTTGCCTCGCAACCCGAACGCGAGCACCGATCCGTCTTCGAGCGGCAGCGTGCCGAAGAACGAGCCCTCGTAGGGCGACGTCAGCACCACCCACGTCTCCCCGCCATCGTCCGACCGGTAGAGATGCCCGGCTTCGGCGGCGATGTAGAGCGCGCCACCAGGCGCGGCGGCGATGTGGTTCAGGTGGAAGTCGTCTTCTTCCCGTAGGGTGCGCGGCTCCCAGGACTCGCCGCCATCGCTCGTCGCGAGCAGGCTGCCGTAGGCGCCGACCGCGAGGCCGCGGTCGGCGTCGGCGAACCACACGTCGAGCAGCGGACGTTCGTTGTCTGGCGCGTAGTGCACGCGGTCCCAGGTCTCTCCGCCATCGCGGGTGCGCAGGATCACCTCGTCGTGTCCGACGGCCCAGCCGAGCCGGGCGTCGTGCATGTGGACGGCCGTGAGAAGGGCCCGCGACGGCACCTTCGCCTGCGTCCACGACGTGCCCTGGTCTCGCGAAACGAGAACGTGGCCTCGTTCGCCGACCGCGACGAGCAGACCATCGTGCCTGGCGACGTCGAGCAGGAGCGATTCGGAGGCGAGCGGGGCCACGACCGCCCACTCTTCCGCGGGTTCCTGCGCGGCGAGCGTGACCGGCCCGGCGAGCCCGGCCGAAACGAGAAACGCCGTCCCGCCCAGCAGGCGCCGGACGCGACGAAACCGAGCCGACACGTCACCGGTCACGAGCACCCTCCCGCTCTTCCCGAGTGGGCGGGCCGGCCGGGCGCGACCCGGCCGGCCCACGACACGTTACCGCACGCCTTCCTGGCGCAGGGCGTCAGGCGTGAAGTTGGCGTCGACGAGCTTGACGTTGAAGTCGTGCACCCGGCTCTCCGAGAAGAGCCCCATGACGACGTACCGTCCGGCCTGGAGGTCGATGTGCGCCTCGGCGGCCGTCCAGGTCGTCGGCACGTTGTAGAAGTTCATGGCGTGCCCCTCGGACACGCGCCACAACTGGTCGCGGTTGTCGTACTGATCGACGATCAGGATCTGCCAGCTGTCCTCGTCGACGTAGAACACCCGCTTCTTGTAGATGTGCCGCTCGCCCGGCCGCAGCGTCGCCTCGACCACCCACACGCGGTGCAGCTCGTAGCGCAGGTGATCGGGGTTGAGGTGCAGCGGGGTCACGATGTCCCGGTACTTCACGTTCGGGTCCTGCAGCTTGTAGCTGTTGTACGGGACGTAGATCTCGCGCTTGCCGACGAGCTTCCAGTCGTACCGGTCGGGCGCGCCGTTGAACATGTCGAGCTGGTCGCTCGTGCGCATGTTGTCGGCGGCGGTGCCCGGGTTGTCGTAGGCGACCTGCGGCGCGCGGCGCACCCGGCGCTGGCCCGGGTTGTAGAGCCACGCGTCGCGCGGCTTCCTCACCTGGTCGAGCGTCTCGTGCACGAGCAGGATGCCGCCCGCGAGCCGCGCCGGCGCGGTCACCGTCTGCTTGAAGTAGAGGATCCGGTTGCTCAGCGCGTCCGCCGTCATGTTCGGCAGGCTGTACAGGAACAGCGTCTCCTCGTCGAACTGCACCGGGGTGTACTGGCCGCCGCGCGTCGGCGTCGCCTGCATCACCCACCGGCGGGCCATGTCGCCCCGGTAACGCAGCAGGTGGTTCCAGATCACCTCGACGCCCGTCTTCGGCATCGGGAACGCCGGACCGCCGATGGCCCCCTCGACGCCGTTGCCGTTGTTCACGAGCTTCGCCCGCCCGATGTTCCGGGCCGTGGCGTCGTAGATGCGCTGCGGGGCCGACGCGCTGCGGCGGGTCGGATACACGTTCATCCTGAACGTGTTGTAGGCCTTCAGCATGGCCTGGTGGCCGTCGGAGAGCTTCGACGCGTACTGCCCCATGTTCTGCTGGGTGATCGTGAACTGGGGCTTGTCGGCCGCGTAGGGATCGACGTAGTGGCGGCCCACCGAGTAGCCCGCCGGGGGCTTGGTGATCCCCCCGTCCCACGCGGGAATCGAGCCGTCGGCATTCGCGGCCCGCTCGCCGCCGAGCGGCGTCAGGCCGGCGCCCATCTGCGCCGAGAGCAGCGTGTAGGCCCCGAAGAAGGCCAGCGAAGCCAGGGAGAAGGTCGCTAGAAACCGTGGCGTGCTGCGCATGTCATCAGCCTCAGAAGGTGTACTTGACGTTGGCCGCGATGAAGTCGCGGTCGTTCAACAGGTTGTAGCGACCCGCGCCGAAGAAGCTCGTGTACGAGACGTCGAACTCCCAGTTGATGCGGTACTGGAAGCCGAGACCGAGCGTCAGGCCCTTGCGCCCTTCGATGAAGTTGCCGCCGGGCCCGGGCGAGATGCCGCTCACGTCCTGCGAGAACGAGAACCGGGGAATCATGTTCACGGCGCCAATCGCGTTGTT belongs to Acidobacteriota bacterium and includes:
- a CDS encoding outer membrane lipoprotein-sorting protein, with product MRSTPRFLATFSLASLAFFGAYTLLSAQMGAGLTPLGGERAANADGSIPAWDGGITKPPAGYSVGRHYVDPYAADKPQFTITQQNMGQYASKLSDGHQAMLKAYNTFRMNVYPTRRSASAPQRIYDATARNIGRAKLVNNGNGVEGAIGGPAFPMPKTGVEVIWNHLLRYRGDMARRWVMQATPTRGGQYTPVQFDEETLFLYSLPNMTADALSNRILYFKQTVTAPARLAGGILLVHETLDQVRKPRDAWLYNPGQRRVRRAPQVAYDNPGTAADNMRTSDQLDMFNGAPDRYDWKLVGKREIYVPYNSYKLQDPNVKYRDIVTPLHLNPDHLRYELHRVWVVEATLRPGERHIYKKRVFYVDEDSWQILIVDQYDNRDQLWRVSEGHAMNFYNVPTTWTAAEAHIDLQAGRYVVMGLFSESRVHDFNVKLVDANFTPDALRQEGVR